A stretch of DNA from Roseovarius faecimaris:
CTTCTGGATGACGTGCTGACCTGGTGGTACCAGCAAGGCGGCGTTCTGTCGAATTTCGACACGCTCTCCGAACATGTCGATCTCTACCGCGCGCCCACGCCCGACACGCCCCTGCCCGACCCCTACAAGATCGGAAGTCAGAGCCTGGCGACCCGCTCCTTCGGCGTGAACTCCACAGAACACCTGCGCTATCTCTTTACCACGTTTGACAAAAAGATCAGCGACGCGGTGCGTCTTGCGCATGTGGAAACCACCAAGGGCGATCCGCAACTGTCGGTACAGGAGCTTGACGTCACCCTGCCCGGCCACAGTTTTCCGCTGCGCTTTGTCTACAAGCGCCTGCTTCTGCCGGTGCGTGACACGGCAGGAAACGGCTATGTGCTCAACTACTCACAAGCTCTCGAGTGAATGCGCATAATGATGCATCATGTGATCCATATGATGCACCGGCACCGCCACCAGCCATTCTGAATCGCCCCGGCCCTCAGGGGCAGGTGACACCCATTTCGCCACCCCGGGCAATTGCATGGAAAAGCCGTAAACCGTGGCGAAACCGCGTTTGACATCGCGGTCGCGCATCATCGCATAGACCCAGTCGATCGGCCATTTCGTGGCGATGCAACATTGCAGTAACATCATGAAATAACGTAGTTTCTGGCGTGACCCGCGATGATCTGGATGCACGAAAAGCTCCCCGATATAGGCCATCCTGCCGTGAAACCCCGGTGGCAGCGCATCGGTGAACTCCAAAAGCGTCTCGCCTTTGTCATTCGGATAATGCCGCCGCATGGTCCGGATCATGTAAGAGCCCATATGCTCCCGCCCGATATTATCGAACCGGGTCGCAACCGCGGTGACAAAACGGCCCTCTTCCTTCATGAACAGCCAGAAACCGCTTTCCTGGGTGAAATCGTTGAACCCCGATGACAGCTTTGCCGTCTGGCTCTCCTTGCCCATGTCCTGAATAAGGGATTCCGCCTCGGCGAAATCGCTGATCACCTCCACCTCACACCCCTTCTGGGCGAGCGAAGACACACACGCACCGCCGACCTTGATGTAATCAAGCGAGTTCCCCATCTTCCGTCCCTTTAGCTGGCACTCCGGGCGCGAACACACGAAAACCATTAACAATTTTACTGACCACCTTCAGACCTATCGGAGATGCACCGGGGAGGAAAAGCTTCAATCGTCCCGAAACAGTTTGTTTCCGGTTCAGAAACAATCATTCGTTTTCGGCGAATTCACCGGCCCGCGCTCTCGTCCCAAATCGGTGACCGCCGCGCAGCCGCCCCCCTTCGCCATACCCGTCCATACAGCCTCGCCCGCACGCGCGCAGGCCCCGCACAGGGAAGCGGATCAACAAGTCATGGGAAGGATAATGGTGGGTGATGAGAGACTCGAACTCCCGACATCTTCGGTGTAAACGAAGCGCTCTACCAACTGAGCTAATCACCCGGTCCGCGCGGTTTAGCCGGGCGCGGGGCGTCTGGCAAGGGGGGATTTACGCCGCCTCGCGCAGCACCGTCTCACTGCCGTTTTCAAGCACGTAGACACAGGCCTGCTCATTGCTGAGCGTCCCCATCTCCTCGTGGGGCAGCCCCAGGATCAGCCCCCGCATCACCTGCCCCAGCAGCCCATGCGCAACCACGACCGACGGCTCGGTCAAGTCCCGCATAAACGCCAGGATCCGGTCATGAAACACCGCAAAGCCCTCGCCGCCCGGCGCCTTCAGGAACAGATCGAGCGCCGTTGTCTCAGGCGGCAAAAGCTCGGGGTGGTCCCGCCGCACATCCGCGTGCAACAGCCCCTGCCAATCGCCCGCATGGGCCTCTGCAAGGCGCGGATCGGTGACATATGCCCGCGCCCCCAGGGCAATCTGCGCCGTCTGCTGCGCCCGGCCCAGCGGCGAGACGAAACAGGGCGGGTCGGCCTTGAGAATCGGCGCCATCAGACGCGCCTGCGCCTCGGCATGGCCGATACCGCGCGGCGTCAGCTTCGATTCAAGCTGCCCCTGAATACGCCGCTCGGCATTCCATTCGGTCTCGCCATGACGCAGGAACCAGATTTTGGGATAGTCAGACATGGCCTCTCATGGCGCTGCACGCAACGCGCTTCTCAATGGCTCACAGGATTGAAATGGTGGGTGATAAGAGATTTGAACTCCTGACCAGAGGCGGCTTGCGCAGCAAACGCCGGGGGTCAGGCCCATCCAACTGCGAAACCATCGGCCCCTGCTGTACGGTGGGTTTAATGGTGGGTGATAAGAGATTTGAACTCCTGACATCTTCGATGTGAACGAAGCGCTCTACCACTGAGCTAATCACCCTCCGATGCGCCTTTTAGCGTCACTCCGCGGCCTCTGCAACCGCTCTGTTGCCTGTCCCGTCCGGTTTCTTTCCGCTCTTGTTCTGACGCAGCTTCGCCACGATGATCCGGGCGTTTGGCGTCTCTTTCGTCCGGTTCAGCTTGAGTTTGCCCAAAGGCGCCAGGTTCAGCCCGCGCCCCTGTGCCAGCGTCTCGCCCAGCACCTCCAGCATCGCCTCGACCACGGGCTTGGCGTCTTTCTTCTTGACGCCGGAGAGCTGCACAACCTTTTCGATCAGCTCCTGCTTTTTCATCTCCAGCCCCTCGGGCCGGGCCGCGCCATCTTCGGGCGCCGCAACGGGCTTGGCCGTGGCCTTGCGCCCGGTTGTTCCGGTTGCCGTCGGGCTGGTCCCGGGCCGTCCTTTGGACGGGGTTGTCTTGCTTGTTCGCGTGGCCATGTCCGCCCTTTCCTCATCATCCTCAATACGGGACTTATCCACAGGATACTGTGACGCACGGCGTCTGACCACCCATATGTTGACCTGATGCGCATAAAACCGCTATGACAAACCCAAGAGCACCTGTTTTGGGGGTACAGCTGTGAAATACATACTCGTCGCCGCTTTCTTCGCCGCGTCGCCGGCATTGGCAGGCAGCCTCTCGGACCCGGTCGTCACACCCGATGTGGTGGTCGCCGAAGCGGTCGCGGACTCGTCCAACGCAGACGGGCTGATCATCGCGGTCTGGCTCGCCACGCTTCTGGCCGCCGCGGGCGGCGCTTTCTGAGGCACCCCCCGTCCGGCAGGCCGGTTATCGGGCAATGTCACAGAAGGTCTAACGGCCCGGGCGCTCAATCCCGGGGCGTCCCGTTCTGTATCTGCTTCCAAGAGTATTCTCATGCCTACCGGCTGACCCGCACCCGGCACACCGGAGGGTAGAGCATGAAACCCCTCACCTTATTCACCATATCTGCGCGTCTTCCATGCGCTCTGGCCGATCCGTCGCTGACCGGGGGCGATGGCCCCAACATTGGCGCGGGCACCGTCGCTGAAGGCGCCGCAGGACGCTCAGACGGGGGGATCATTCTGCCGCTCATTCTGCTTGCACTCATCGCGGCAGCGGCGGCAAGCGGCTGAAATTCCATGAAAAAGGGCGCCTGACCTCGGTCAGACGCCCCATATCTTCAGTGACCTCGCTTAATGCGTGGTGGTGGCCCCGGCTTCCGCCCCGCCATCCTTCAGCGCGGCTTCGGCGGCGGCGGCCTCTTCGGCGGCTTCGTCCCACTCCACCGGCTCGGGCGTGCGCACCAGCGCGTGTTTCAGCACATCGCTGACATGCTCCACCGGGATGATCTGAAGCCCCTCCTTCACATTGTCGGGGATCTCGGCGAGGTCCTTCTCATTCTCCTTCGGGATCAGCACCGTCTTGATGCCGCCCCGGAGTGCTGCAAGAAGCTTCTCCTTCAGCCCGCCAATGGCCAGGGCATTGCCGCGCAGCGTCACCTCGCCCGTCATGGCGATGTCCTTGCGCACCGGGATACCCGTCAGAACCGACACAATCGACGTCACCATGGCCAGACCGGCGCTCGGCCCGTCCTTCGGCGTCGCCCCTTCGGGCACGTGCACGTGAATGTCCCACTTCTCGAACTTGGGCGGCTTGATCCCGATCTGCGGGCTGATCGACCGGACATAGGATGAGGCCGCATCGATCGATTCCTTCATCACGTCGCCCAGCTTGCCGGTGGTTTTCATCCGGCCCTTGCCCGGCAGGCGCAGCGCTTCGATATTCAGAAGCTCACCGCCGACAGAGGTATAGGCCAGACCCGTGACAACACCCACCTGATCCGATTCCTCGGCCAGACCATAGCGGAACTTCTTCACGCCCAGGTACTCATCAATATTGTCCGCCGTGACGGTGATCGTCTCGGCCTCTTTCTTGATGATCCTGGTCACGGCTTTCCGCGCGATCTTGGCGATCTCGCGCTCCAGGTTCCGCACCCCCGCCTCGCGGGTATAGTGGCGGATGATGGCGGTCAGCGCGTCGTCGGTCAGCTCGAACTCGCCCTTTTTCAGGCCGTGGTTCTTGATTTGCTTGTCAATGAGATGCTGCTTGGCGATCTCGCGCTTTTCGTCCTCGGTATAGCCCGCCAGCGGGATGATCTCCATCCGGTCCAGAAGCGGCCCGGGCATGTTATAGCTGTTCGCCGTGGTCAGGAACATCACGTCGGAAAGGTCATATTCGACCTCCAGATAGTGATCGACAAAGGTCGAGTTTTGCTCCGGATCAAGCACTTCCAGCATGGCCGAGGCCGGGTCGCCCCGGAAATCCTGGCCCATCTTGTCGATCTCGTCCAAGAGGATCAGCGGGTTCGTCGTCTTCGCCTTTTTCAGCGATTGGATGATCTTGCCCGGCATCGAGCCGATATAGGTCCGGCGGTGGCCGCGGATCTCGCTCTCATCGCGCACGCCGCCCAGGCTGATGCGGATAAACTCGCGCCCCGTCGCCTTGGCCACGGACTTGCCCAGCGATGTTTTACCCACGCCCGGCGGGCCCACGAGGCACATGATCGGCCCTTTGAGCTTTTTCGAGCGTTGCTGCACGGCCAGATACTCGACAATCCGTTCCTTGACCTTCTCCAGCCCGTAATGGTCCTTGTCCAGCACGTCCTGCGCGCGGTGCAAGTCCTTCTTCACACGGGATTTCTTGCCCCAGGGCAGGCACAGCATCCAGTCCAGGTAATTGCGCACAACCGTCGCTTCGGCGCTCATCGGGCTCATGTTCTTGAGCTTCTTGAGTTCCGCTTCGGCCTTTTCCTTGGCCTCCTTGCTCAGCTTGGTCTCGCTCAGCTTGGTTTCCAGCTCGGCAATCTCGCCTTCGCCCTCTTCGCCGTCGCCCAGCTCCTTCTGAATGGCCTTCATCTGCTCATTCAGGTAATATTCGCGCTGGGTGCGCTCCATCTGGGATTTGACGCGCGTCTTGATCTTTTTCTCGACCTGCAGAACGCTCATTTCGCCCTGCATCAGGCCATAGACCTTCTCCAGCCGCTCGCTGACGCTCAGCGTCTCCAGCAGGTCCTGCTTCTGGTCCACCTCGATGCCCAGATGACCGGCCACAAGGTCCGCGAGCTTGGCGGGCTCGGTCGTCTCCGACACCGCGCTCAGCGCCTCTTCCGGGATGTTCTTCTTGACCTTGGAATAGCGCTCGAACTCGCTCGTCACGGTCCGCAACAGCGCCTCGATCGTAGCCGCATCGCCCGGCATTTCCATCAACGCCTCGGCGCGCGCCTCGAAATAATCTTCGTTTTCAAGGTATTCGACGATCCGCACCCGCTGCACACCTTCGACCAGCACTTTCACCGTGCCGTCGGGCAGTTTCAGCAGTTGCAGCACATTGGCCAGCACGCCGGCATTATAGATGCCGTCGCTCTTGGGGTCGTCGTCGCTCGGGTCAATCTGGCTCGACAGCAAAATCTGCTTGTCGTCCTGCATCACTTCCTCAAGCGCCCGGACCGATTTCTCGCGGCCCACGAACAGCGGCACGATCATATGCGGGAACACCACGATATCGCGCAGCGGCAGCACGGGGTAGGATGCGTTCAGGGGGTCTTGCATGCTCAGTATCCTGTATTTGGCAAGAAGGCTCCGGTCCCGATCATCGGCAACTCTGGCCTTCTCCTCTCTCAGAGGTCTTACTTGGGGTGTATGCGACCCGTTTCAACCTTCTCCGGCGGACACAATGCCTTGCTCGCCCAGAAGGAGCAAGCGGCATTTCCGAAGGAAACTGCATAAAAGCGCCAGCTTCGGGGGCGCATGCGGCCTCTCCCGGCCGAAAGACCCGGCCCGCTTGGTCCTATTGCCGTGAAACGGCCTATAGACGCTCCAGGATGGTCATATTTTTACCATATTGCGAGCGGATAACTGTTTCCAATCGACCAACAATCATCCCAAAACAGACTGAATGGAGCCGTCGTGACAGTCCAAGGCAAAATCTCCGCAAGCGATCTGGATCAGCGTAATTACTATGCGGTCCGGGATACAGATCACAAAGACTTGTTGGTGCATGCGGCACGCAACAGCGGCAAATCCGTGTTCCAGATTCAGCGCGAATTCCGCCAGATGGCAAAATCCGATAGCCGGATCAACATGGTGGAATACATCCGCTTCGGCCTCTACCGCAGCGAAAACTTCACCGACGAAGAGCGCGCGGCCTACATCTCGAACGACCTGCACTGGGAGATCACGCATCGCTGCAACAATCGCGGCTGGAGTGCTGTGGCCGAAGACAAGGCCCTCGCCGGTCTGATGCTGTCGTCCGGCGGCGTGCCCGTGCCCGACTCCATCGCCGTGATCGACACAACCGCCCGCACCTTCCCCGGTCTGCGCAAGATCTCGTCAGCCGACGCGCTGCGCGACCTGCTGCAAAACGAAGAAGGCAGCGTCTTTGGCAAAATCGTCGATGGCATGGTCAGCTTCGGCGCCTTCCGCATTGATCACGCCGATGACACGCATCTGCATTGCGCGGGCCAGCCCCCGATGACCTATGACCATTTCTTCGAGGCGTTCGTCGCCGGGCACAGCTATCTTCTGCAGCGCACCCTGACAAACCATTCGCATTTCGCGCCCTATTGCTCGGCTTTGGCCACGGTGCGCATGGTCAACATGGTGCGCGCCGACGGTGTGTTTTGCCCGATTGCGATCATCAAGCTGCCGCAGGGGGAAAACATCGCCGATGCCTTCTGGCGCCCCGGCAACCTCGCCTGCGAGGTCGATGTGCAGACCGGTGAAATCCTCACCGTCGCCGAACGCACCGGCCTCGAAGTGAGCTTCCATGACGATCACCCCTCCGTGCCGGGCCTCAAGGGGCTGACCCTGCCCCACTGGGACAGGCTGATCGAGGTCAACGCCCAGGCGGCCCGGCTGTTTGCGCCCATGCCCTATCAATCAACGGATATCGCCATCACCGAAGAGGGCCCCGTCATCGTGGAGCTGAATTACGGCGGCGGCTTCGATCTGCCTCAATACGCCTCCGGCCGCGGCATGCTGACACCCGACGTGCGCGCCTTCTTCGAGGGCAACGGGTATGTCTTCGGCGGTGCGGCCAAAAAGAAAGGCTGGTTTGGTCGGTAAACCGATCAGGCCAGCGCCACCGCGGCCAGAACGGCCACCGACATCCAACCGGCCGCGAAAATCGAAAAATTAAACAACATGTCAAAACCCCAGGTTCAATGCCTTCCTGGGTAGTCTACTCGTCGGCACTCACAGCGTGCTATGCCGGTTTTCCTGACCTATGCTCTTTTCACGGTGCACTCACGCCAGCGCAATCGCCGCCGCTGCCGCAAGGCCAACACCAAGTGCCGAAACAAGCAAAACTTTCATGACCGCGTCCTCCTGGGCCGCAGTCTACTCCGAATCCCGCGGAATTTGCCGACGCCGCACACCAGATATTGCGGGGTGTTGCGCGATTGCACCAACATGAAGTGGCTTCAGAGCGGCGGAATGTCCCCCTCCGCGCGCTGCGCATGGAACATAGCCTCCCACGCCGCAAACCGCCCTTCGGCAATCGCCGCGCGCATGCCCTGCATGATCTCCTGGAAATAATGCAGGTTGTGCCAGGTCAGAAGCATGCCGCTGATCATCTCCTGCGCGCGGAACACATGATGCAGATAGGCGCGGGAATAGCTGCGGCAGGCCGGACAGCTGCAAGCCTCGTCCAGCGGGCGCGGATCGTCCGCATGGCGCGCGTTCTTGATGTTGACCACGCCGCGCCGGGTAAAGACCTGCCCCGTGCGCCCCGACCGCGACGGCAGCACGCAATCCATCATGTCCACGCCCCGCTTCACGGCCCCCACGATGTCATCGGGCTTGCCCACCCCCATCAGATAGCGCGGCTTGTCCTCCGGCAGAAATCCCGGCGCATAATCCAGACAGTCGAACATCGCCGCCTGCCCCTCGCCCACCGCCAGCCCGCCGATGGCATAGCCGTCAAACCCGATGGCCTTGAGTGCTTCGGCGCTTTCCTCGCGCAGATCGCGTTCCAGCCCGCCTTGCATGATGCCGAACAGCATATGCCCCGGCCGTACGCCAAAGGCCGCCCTTGACCGCTCGGCCCACCGCATGGACAGCCGCATGGACCGGGCAATCGCCTCGCGCTCGGCGGGCAAGGCGGGACATTCGTCAAAGCACATCACGATGTCCGACCCCAGAAGCCGCTGTATTTCCATGCTGCTTTCCGGGCTCAGCATATGTTTCGACCCGTCGATATGGCTCTTGAAGGTCACGCCCTCCTCGGTGAGTTTCCTGAGCCCTGCGAGGCTCATCACCTGAAACCCGCCGCTATCGGTCAGAATGGGCCGCTCCCAGTTCATGAACTTGTGCAGCCCGCCCAGGCGCGCCACCCGCTCGGCGCCCGGGCGCAGCATCAGGTGATAGGTATTGCCCAGCAGAATATCGGCCCCTGTCTCGCGTACGCTCTCGGGCAGCATGGCCTTTACCGTGGCCGCCGTGCCCACCGGCATGAAGGCCGGGGTGCGCACCTCTCCGCGCGGTGTGCGGATCACGCCCAGCCGCGCCGCGCCATCCTGCGCCAGTTTCTCGAATCCGGTCGTCAAAACCTATAGCCCTCAGCCAAGTTTCATCTTTTGCCTCTCCATAAAGCGGGCTACCGTAGCTTGCAAATCCAAGACACACACCCCAACTGTATACTATTGCATACACTTTAAGAGGGCCAATTATGACCGAAGACCTGATTATGGACCTGCTGTCCTCCAACCTGCCGCTCCTGTTGCTGGCGCTTCTGCTTGTCATCACCGTCTTCAAGGCGGTCAAGATCGTGCCGCAATCCGAACAGCACGTGGTCGAACGCTTCGGCAAGCTGCGCAAGGTCATGGGCCCCGGCATCAACCTGATCGTGCCGTTCTTCGACGTGGTCCGGCACAAGATTTCCATTCTCGAACGGCAATTGCCCAATGCCTCCCAGGACGCGATCACCAAGGATAACGTGCTGGTGCAGGTGGAAACATCGGTGTTCTACCGCATCACCGAGCCGGAAAAGACGGTCTATCGCATCCGCGACGTGGACGCCGCCATCGCCACCACCGTGGCCGGGATCGTCCGCGCCGAGATTGGCAAGATGGACCTGGACGAGGTGCAGTCCAACCGCGCCCAGCTGATCACCACGATCAAGGCTCTGGTCGAGGACGCCGTCGACAACTGGGGGATCGAGGTCACCCGCGCCGAAATTCTCGATGTCAACCTGGACGAAGCCACCCGCGCCGCGATGCTGCAACAGCTCAACGCCGAACGCGCCCGCCGCGCCCATGTGACCGAGGCCGAAGGCCAGCGCCGCGCGGTGGAACTGGCCGCCGATGCCGAGCTTTACGCCGCCCAGAAAGCCGCCGAGGCCCGCCGCGTCGAAGCCGACGCCGAAGCCTACGCCACCGGCGTCGTTGCGGCGGCCATTCAGGCCAACGGGCTTGAGGCCGCGCAATACCAGGTGGCCCTGAAACAGGTCGAGTCGCTCAACGCCCTGGGCAACAGCCCGTCGGCCTCGACCATCGTCGTGCCGGCCAACGCGCTTGAGGCGTTTGGCAACGCCTTCAACATGCTGAAAGGGAAATCGTGATGGAAGAGCTGGCACTCTGGCAACTCTGGTGGGCCTGGCTCGCCGGGGCCCTGGGCCTCGCCATTCTCGAAGTGATCGCTCCCGGCTTTATCTTCCTCGGCTTTGCCGTCGGCGCGGCCATCGTGGCGCTGCTCGTGCTGCTGCCACTGAAGATCAGCCTCGTCGCCCTGCTGGTAATCTTCGCGGCCACTTCGCTCATCGCCTGGATCGTGCTGCGCAGGCTCTTCCGCAACCCCGACGACCAGACGCGCATTTTCCACGAGGATATCAATAAGTAAGCCATTTGAAGCGACTGCCAGGCGGATGTTGCTGACCTAGGAACAAGGCACCACGGGCCGGTTAACAGCCGCGCAGCGGCCCGGCCCATCGCCAGCCCCCCTACCAGGGCTGGCGATATGGCGGGGCTGGGTGCCTCGCTCCTTCTGCGCGCGGATGTGGCGGGGATAAAGTGCCCCGGAACGCCTGACAGGATCGCCACCCCGGGGGCTGGCAATCGGCCTTGTGGTGCGCTTGCCGCAATGACCGCTCAGGGCTCAAACCGGACATCCCGCCTCCTCCCTTGCATCCCCCCGCGATTTCCCGATGATAGAGCGTTCAACCCGCGCACAAAGACCGACAGGGAAAAGCAAATGACGGACGACACCCAACCAGAGATTCTGCAATTCGGCTGGGAGGAGTGGATCAGTCTGCCCGATCTGGGCGTTCCTGCGCTGCGCGCCAAGGTCGATACCGGCGCGCGCACCTCGGCGCTGCATGCGTTTGACATCGAAACCTTCGGTTCGGCCAAACATCCCAAGGTGCGGTTCACCCTGCACCCGATTCCCGGCCGCGACGATCTGGTGATCCCCTGTTCCGCGCCCATCGTGGACCGGCGCGAGGTGGCCTCGTCGAATGGCGAGAAAGAGCTGCGCTACGTGATCGAAAGCACGCTCTCCGTTGGCGGTCAGAGCTGGCCCATCGAGATCACCCTCACCAACCGCTCCTCCATGGCCAGCCGCATGCTGCTGGGCCGCCAGGCGCTGAAGGATCACATCTCGATCCAGGCCACCGACCGGTTCTTCCAGCCCGAGCTCAGCTATGACGTCTACCACACGTCCAAGATGCGCACCGCACAGCCCAACCGCGCCCTGCGCATCGCCGTGCTCAGCCGCGAAGACAACTATTCCACCCGCCGCCTCGTCGAAGAAGGCGAAAAGCGCGGCCATACCGTCGAGGTGATCAACACCACCCGCTGCTACATGGCGATCAACCCGATGACGCCCGAAGTGCATTACGACGGCAAACGCCTGCCCCGCTATGACGCGGTGA
This window harbors:
- the lon gene encoding endopeptidase La; protein product: MQDPLNASYPVLPLRDIVVFPHMIVPLFVGREKSVRALEEVMQDDKQILLSSQIDPSDDDPKSDGIYNAGVLANVLQLLKLPDGTVKVLVEGVQRVRIVEYLENEDYFEARAEALMEMPGDAATIEALLRTVTSEFERYSKVKKNIPEEALSAVSETTEPAKLADLVAGHLGIEVDQKQDLLETLSVSERLEKVYGLMQGEMSVLQVEKKIKTRVKSQMERTQREYYLNEQMKAIQKELGDGEEGEGEIAELETKLSETKLSKEAKEKAEAELKKLKNMSPMSAEATVVRNYLDWMLCLPWGKKSRVKKDLHRAQDVLDKDHYGLEKVKERIVEYLAVQQRSKKLKGPIMCLVGPPGVGKTSLGKSVAKATGREFIRISLGGVRDESEIRGHRRTYIGSMPGKIIQSLKKAKTTNPLILLDEIDKMGQDFRGDPASAMLEVLDPEQNSTFVDHYLEVEYDLSDVMFLTTANSYNMPGPLLDRMEIIPLAGYTEDEKREIAKQHLIDKQIKNHGLKKGEFELTDDALTAIIRHYTREAGVRNLEREIAKIARKAVTRIIKKEAETITVTADNIDEYLGVKKFRYGLAEESDQVGVVTGLAYTSVGGELLNIEALRLPGKGRMKTTGKLGDVMKESIDAASSYVRSISPQIGIKPPKFEKWDIHVHVPEGATPKDGPSAGLAMVTSIVSVLTGIPVRKDIAMTGEVTLRGNALAIGGLKEKLLAALRGGIKTVLIPKENEKDLAEIPDNVKEGLQIIPVEHVSDVLKHALVRTPEPVEWDEAAEEAAAAEAALKDGGAEAGATTTH
- a CDS encoding NfeD family protein, giving the protein MEELALWQLWWAWLAGALGLAILEVIAPGFIFLGFAVGAAIVALLVLLPLKISLVALLVIFAATSLIAWIVLRRLFRNPDDQTRIFHEDINK
- a CDS encoding sugar-transfer associated ATP-grasp domain-containing protein gives rise to the protein MHAARNSGKSVFQIQREFRQMAKSDSRINMVEYIRFGLYRSENFTDEERAAYISNDLHWEITHRCNNRGWSAVAEDKALAGLMLSSGGVPVPDSIAVIDTTARTFPGLRKISSADALRDLLQNEEGSVFGKIVDGMVSFGAFRIDHADDTHLHCAGQPPMTYDHFFEAFVAGHSYLLQRTLTNHSHFAPYCSALATVRMVNMVRADGVFCPIAIIKLPQGENIADAFWRPGNLACEVDVQTGEILTVAERTGLEVSFHDDHPSVPGLKGLTLPHWDRLIEVNAQAARLFAPMPYQSTDIAITEEGPVIVELNYGGGFDLPQYASGRGMLTPDVRAFFEGNGYVFGGAAKKKGWFGR
- a CDS encoding histidine phosphatase family protein produces the protein MSDYPKIWFLRHGETEWNAERRIQGQLESKLTPRGIGHAEAQARLMAPILKADPPCFVSPLGRAQQTAQIALGARAYVTDPRLAEAHAGDWQGLLHADVRRDHPELLPPETTALDLFLKAPGGEGFAVFHDRILAFMRDLTEPSVVVAHGLLGQVMRGLILGLPHEEMGTLSNEQACVYVLENGSETVLREAA
- a CDS encoding HU family DNA-binding protein codes for the protein MATRTSKTTPSKGRPGTSPTATGTTGRKATAKPVAAPEDGAARPEGLEMKKQELIEKVVQLSGVKKKDAKPVVEAMLEVLGETLAQGRGLNLAPLGKLKLNRTKETPNARIIVAKLRQNKSGKKPDGTGNRAVAEAAE
- the tgt gene encoding tRNA guanosine(34) transglycosylase Tgt; the encoded protein is MTTGFEKLAQDGAARLGVIRTPRGEVRTPAFMPVGTAATVKAMLPESVRETGADILLGNTYHLMLRPGAERVARLGGLHKFMNWERPILTDSGGFQVMSLAGLRKLTEEGVTFKSHIDGSKHMLSPESSMEIQRLLGSDIVMCFDECPALPAEREAIARSMRLSMRWAERSRAAFGVRPGHMLFGIMQGGLERDLREESAEALKAIGFDGYAIGGLAVGEGQAAMFDCLDYAPGFLPEDKPRYLMGVGKPDDIVGAVKRGVDMMDCVLPSRSGRTGQVFTRRGVVNIKNARHADDPRPLDEACSCPACRSYSRAYLHHVFRAQEMISGMLLTWHNLHYFQEIMQGMRAAIAEGRFAAWEAMFHAQRAEGDIPPL
- a CDS encoding helix-turn-helix domain-containing protein, which gives rise to MTDFHTRLKALIQNSDYDYKSLSLKIGQGERYISNLLSNKSDPGYSSVVKICSALGLTPNQIAGLDDQITLAGTDVDTRVVSAHAEKILTAVTKEAHRKLATRGAQPLLDDVLTWWYQQGGVLSNFDTLSEHVDLYRAPTPDTPLPDPYKIGSQSLATRSFGVNSTEHLRYLFTTFDKKISDAVRLAHVETTKGDPQLSVQELDVTLPGHSFPLRFVYKRLLLPVRDTAGNGYVLNYSQALE
- a CDS encoding SPFH domain-containing protein is translated as MTEDLIMDLLSSNLPLLLLALLLVITVFKAVKIVPQSEQHVVERFGKLRKVMGPGINLIVPFFDVVRHKISILERQLPNASQDAITKDNVLVQVETSVFYRITEPEKTVYRIRDVDAAIATTVAGIVRAEIGKMDLDEVQSNRAQLITTIKALVEDAVDNWGIEVTRAEILDVNLDEATRAAMLQQLNAERARRAHVTEAEGQRRAVELAADAELYAAQKAAEARRVEADAEAYATGVVAAAIQANGLEAAQYQVALKQVESLNALGNSPSASTIVVPANALEAFGNAFNMLKGKS